In a genomic window of Sutcliffiella sp. FSL R7-0096:
- a CDS encoding helix-turn-helix domain-containing protein encodes MLNDQPIDFYKTVRFNLREGQSKAFNKDCDYYYILYVSSGNAILDNGGQVIRVEEGKSYFLTDTCELTSAASDLLTVYYLSWPKEGDMISGFLSGRLAEQAPVKMMALWEELRKWNKGKTISARCRFQSLLWEMLSFLTDDAEVDRMAEAAELLRNNLSKPFTVAELASKMNMSPVSFSRAFRKSTGMAPKEYLNVERMKAAKTLMLQKKGITAKEVALQIGLQDEFYFSRLFKNKEGMPPSLFMKRAKERIAVVSQLFLQDHLLALGVQPVAAPSYPTMYPASSGVPSYLQQGLEGTKLLNAEKPFQPEDILLSQPDCIIKTPLHNHQLQNVLLSQQDRVHHMPFKQDWREYLYEIASMVGCESRAESIDKDIHCLECKVRDELCPLTKNGSWAVIWIRPEEIRLYGQGNHALLDLLFQGLGFQPHPDLHGEGYRIVSLKDIAALNPDKLLILWSHERDVWRTAHTPEWNEIRAVQSGEVYYPESHEWDPWGPLGRKSMLEEFSSSMFKARLKA; translated from the coding sequence ATGCTGAACGATCAACCTATTGATTTTTATAAGACTGTTAGATTTAATTTGCGTGAGGGCCAGTCGAAAGCCTTCAATAAAGATTGCGATTATTATTATATTCTGTATGTTTCATCAGGTAATGCCATTTTAGATAATGGGGGACAAGTGATAAGGGTAGAGGAGGGCAAAAGTTACTTTCTCACCGATACTTGCGAGCTCACATCAGCTGCTTCAGACCTTTTGACGGTGTATTATCTTTCATGGCCAAAAGAAGGGGACATGATTTCTGGATTCCTATCAGGTCGGCTTGCGGAACAGGCACCAGTAAAAATGATGGCTTTGTGGGAAGAATTGCGGAAATGGAACAAAGGAAAAACGATCTCGGCAAGATGCAGATTTCAGTCCCTGCTTTGGGAAATGCTATCCTTTCTGACAGATGATGCGGAAGTGGACAGAATGGCAGAAGCGGCGGAATTGCTCCGTAACAACTTGTCCAAGCCATTCACGGTGGCAGAGCTTGCATCTAAAATGAATATGAGTCCAGTTTCATTTTCGAGGGCATTTCGTAAAAGCACCGGAATGGCGCCGAAGGAATATTTAAATGTGGAGAGGATGAAGGCTGCTAAAACACTGATGCTCCAAAAGAAAGGAATTACCGCCAAGGAAGTGGCACTCCAAATTGGACTGCAGGATGAGTTTTATTTCAGCCGTCTTTTTAAAAACAAAGAAGGCATGCCACCATCGCTTTTCATGAAAAGGGCGAAGGAAAGGATCGCGGTTGTCAGCCAGCTGTTTTTGCAGGATCACCTACTCGCACTTGGTGTCCAGCCCGTGGCAGCTCCATCCTATCCAACCATGTATCCCGCAAGCAGTGGGGTGCCAAGCTATCTTCAACAAGGGCTGGAAGGAACTAAGCTGCTGAATGCGGAAAAACCGTTTCAGCCGGAGGATATCCTTTTGTCTCAGCCAGATTGCATCATCAAAACACCTCTACATAATCATCAGCTCCAAAATGTACTGCTTTCCCAGCAGGATCGTGTCCATCATATGCCATTCAAGCAAGATTGGCGGGAGTATCTGTATGAGATTGCATCGATGGTAGGGTGTGAAAGCCGTGCCGAATCGATAGATAAAGATATTCACTGTCTGGAGTGTAAAGTGCGGGATGAACTGTGCCCGTTAACCAAAAATGGGAGTTGGGCAGTCATATGGATTCGCCCGGAAGAAATTCGTCTTTACGGGCAGGGAAATCATGCCTTGCTTGATCTTCTTTTTCAAGGCCTTGGATTCCAGCCGCACCCTGACTTGCATGGGGAAGGCTACCGGATTGTCAGTCTAAAGGATATAGCGGCATTAAACCCTGACAAGCTTCTTATTTTATGGAGCCATGAAAGGGATGTATGGAGAACGGCCCATACCCCAGAATGGAATGAGATCCGTGCTGTCCAATCAGGAGAGGTTTATTATCCTGAAAGTCATGAGTGGGACCCGTGGGGGCCGTTGGGAAGGAAGAGTATGCTCGAGGAGTTTTCCTCCAGCATGTTCAAAGCCAGGTTAAAAGCATAG
- a CDS encoding DUF6005 family protein has protein sequence MIKVHCFVSCVCEAVKKKDGADHRPYYFGVWDADFDVLENGVLTYHSQRIDHDFFHQWYEMLYGIKLHKWYDEHKSKQENIEEMLRLLKNKQADQYVMVMLDLSKLPERENKFHQSPFPHYVMLEMTENDEEWMMYDPDFRWEGVLSKDRILTAIEDPSAKGGYFFDASSLIVPSSETVEAYFNTCIKHGSNPMTEALRKIIDLHTAGDDRFPHSGLTLALRELPVLAIRKYAYEHAFAYFWKALQYDEESFEAWCDDIERLVKGYTAIQYRAMKLAMTGNMLLKDEISAKLEEQDLLEFKIKRGLQESFEAWVKQEQSQHMKEAIL, from the coding sequence ATGATCAAAGTCCATTGCTTTGTAAGCTGTGTGTGCGAGGCCGTAAAAAAGAAGGATGGTGCCGATCACAGGCCCTATTATTTTGGGGTATGGGATGCTGATTTTGATGTGTTGGAAAATGGCGTCCTGACCTATCACTCCCAGCGGATCGACCATGATTTTTTCCACCAATGGTATGAAATGCTGTATGGCATCAAGCTACATAAATGGTATGACGAACATAAAAGCAAACAGGAAAACATAGAGGAAATGCTGAGACTGCTCAAAAATAAGCAGGCTGATCAATATGTAATGGTCATGCTGGACTTGTCCAAGCTGCCGGAACGGGAGAATAAATTCCATCAAAGCCCATTTCCTCATTATGTAATGCTCGAAATGACAGAGAACGATGAAGAGTGGATGATGTATGATCCGGACTTTCGCTGGGAAGGGGTGCTTTCAAAAGATCGTATCCTCACTGCCATCGAGGACCCATCTGCAAAGGGTGGTTATTTCTTTGATGCATCGAGCCTCATCGTGCCATCCTCAGAAACGGTGGAAGCGTATTTCAACACATGCATCAAGCATGGCAGTAACCCGATGACAGAGGCGCTCCGTAAGATAATCGACCTGCACACTGCCGGAGATGACAGGTTTCCCCATTCAGGACTGACACTGGCTTTACGGGAGCTGCCCGTTCTCGCCATCCGAAAATACGCCTATGAACATGCCTTTGCTTATTTCTGGAAAGCACTTCAGTATGACGAGGAAAGCTTTGAAGCTTGGTGCGATGATATCGAAAGGCTTGTGAAAGGCTATACGGCAATCCAATATCGGGCCATGAAGCTTGCCATGACCGGAAACATGCTTTTAAAAGACGAGATTTCTGCAAAGCTTGAAGAACAAGATCTCTTGGAATTCAAGATTAAGAGAGGTTTACAGGAAAGCTTTGAGGCCTGGGTAAAACAGGAGCAATCCCAACACATGAAGGAGGCAATTCTATGA
- a CDS encoding IucA/IucC family protein has protein sequence MHQSAKQIAENATFQAFINSYLKEVDCGNWMGMKEWVREQKPSMTLSGESVVEMELPGQSATFAVEVMYRSQTGRHRLGFVLKYCDRSREWVPQDRLPMMIALIHELHLMAKSNGCHELASHYDELVLRLIESYQTMATYIETRREDGMSLYSEDSSFLEAEQSLLFGHWLHPTPKSRQGMAGWQHPSYAPELKGRFQLHYFQLDREMVREGSNDMRRASDMILHSLSKWLPQLTVPQHACLIPIHPLQAQWLLQQDYVKKAMEKNLIKDLGPMGAYYSATSSIRTVYHPDEEWMYKFSVPVKITNSLRTNRLHELRAGTEIAKLMEKVRFTEKYPRFRMIEDPAYITAQFPGKKESGFEVIIRSNPFPEGKDKGISTIAALVQDPLPNESSRLKQTIDRLSQSKRRTLEDVSMDWFEKYWKCSIEPLIRLYDEHGIALEAHQQNSVLDLTSGYPEAYYYRDNQGYYLSNSYRGILHEQLPSLEECPELFYEDALIQERFTYYLFMNQLFSVICRFGQEGLLSEDRLLAWCHQQLTRLELELTGQGRAFIRHILHSEKLSYKANLLTRFHDVDELMAENEQAVYTYIPNPFTLVKEEENYAEAATAAV, from the coding sequence ATGCATCAATCAGCCAAACAAATTGCAGAAAATGCAACGTTTCAAGCTTTTATAAATAGTTACTTAAAAGAAGTGGACTGCGGAAATTGGATGGGCATGAAGGAATGGGTGCGGGAGCAGAAACCATCCATGACGCTATCAGGGGAGTCGGTAGTGGAGATGGAACTACCAGGGCAGTCTGCCACCTTTGCGGTGGAAGTGATGTACCGATCGCAAACAGGCAGGCATCGACTTGGATTTGTTCTTAAATATTGTGACCGAAGCCGCGAATGGGTTCCCCAAGACAGGCTGCCGATGATGATCGCCCTTATCCATGAGCTCCACCTGATGGCCAAATCAAATGGGTGCCACGAACTTGCATCCCATTATGATGAACTGGTGCTCAGGCTGATTGAGAGCTACCAGACGATGGCGACTTACATAGAAACTAGAAGGGAAGATGGAATGAGCCTTTATTCTGAAGATAGCTCTTTCCTGGAAGCCGAGCAATCGCTGTTGTTTGGTCACTGGCTCCACCCCACACCAAAGAGCAGGCAGGGAATGGCTGGCTGGCAGCATCCAAGCTATGCCCCGGAGTTGAAAGGCCGTTTTCAGCTGCACTATTTTCAACTAGACCGGGAGATGGTGAGGGAAGGGTCCAATGATATGAGACGTGCGAGCGACATGATTCTCCATTCCTTATCGAAATGGCTGCCGCAGCTCACTGTACCGCAACATGCTTGTCTCATTCCAATCCACCCTCTTCAGGCACAATGGCTGCTTCAGCAGGATTATGTCAAAAAGGCGATGGAAAAGAATCTCATCAAGGATCTTGGGCCAATGGGGGCTTATTATTCAGCCACCTCTTCGATCAGAACCGTTTACCATCCTGATGAAGAATGGATGTACAAATTCTCCGTTCCGGTAAAAATTACGAACTCTTTACGAACGAATCGACTCCATGAGCTAAGGGCGGGTACAGAAATAGCGAAGCTGATGGAAAAAGTGCGTTTTACGGAAAAATATCCAAGGTTCCGGATGATTGAAGATCCTGCCTATATTACTGCTCAATTTCCGGGAAAAAAAGAGTCGGGATTCGAGGTCATCATTCGATCCAATCCATTCCCGGAAGGAAAAGACAAAGGCATCAGCACGATCGCGGCATTGGTGCAGGACCCTCTGCCAAATGAAAGTTCAAGATTGAAGCAGACAATCGATAGGCTTTCGCAATCAAAGCGGCGCACACTTGAGGATGTAAGCATGGATTGGTTCGAGAAGTATTGGAAATGTTCGATTGAGCCACTTATCCGTTTGTATGACGAACACGGAATTGCGCTCGAGGCCCATCAGCAGAATAGTGTCCTCGACCTTACATCTGGCTATCCCGAAGCGTATTACTACCGCGATAATCAGGGGTATTATCTATCAAACTCTTATAGGGGAATTTTACATGAGCAACTTCCGTCCCTGGAAGAATGTCCGGAGCTTTTTTATGAGGATGCGCTCATTCAGGAAAGGTTTACGTACTACCTTTTTATGAATCAGCTATTTTCGGTCATTTGCCGCTTTGGTCAGGAAGGCCTCCTGAGTGAAGATAGGTTACTTGCATGGTGCCACCAACAGCTTACTCGACTGGAATTGGAGCTCACAGGACAAGGGAGAGCATTTATCCGCCATATACTCCATTCCGAGAAACTGTCCTATAAAGCCAATCTGTTAACCCGTTTTCATGATGTGGATGAGCTGATGGCGGAGAATGAACAAGCCGTTTACACCTATATCCCCAATCCCTTTACCCTTGTGAAGGAGGAAGAGAACTATGCAGAAGCTGCAACCGCTGCCGTCTAG
- a CDS encoding IucA/IucC family protein — protein sequence MQKLQPLPSSKVGKRIVRQLLEAILFEGLMDMEKTAPKLDDSLVTFTIFGKGRTYSCEGKITAFDRVRIKEESIRTLRPDGSSTVTRMEELVEDLVSDPEKKNLLIRELAQTALLVEWNEANLLAPLSRRAFPYEELESEIWEGHPYHPCFKARTGFTLKDHAAFGPEARQSFSLQWAAVRREHSKIVLLEDEKDFWERELGTSVFNQMLAELQERGKDFQEYTFLPIHPWQVQVAQDEMDKGEIVLIKTTGDPYRATQSVRTLWNVSNPEKAHVKLSMNMVNTSSLRTLDTHAICAAPPISKWIADTVERDHFLKEEASFIVLKEYAGVAYQPSEKTEIKLGAIWRESIRLYMEEEEEAVPFTALPLIERDGLPFLDDWLKRYGTENWLKRLIEVSVVPVWHLLVSHGIAVEAHAQNMILLHKNGWPTRVALRDFHDSTEYHHAFLKEPNRVPDFSRIHEQFKKGEPDEYYWMSSVEALRELVMDTLFVFHLSEWSFALQEQYGYSEERFWEMVQEAIAGHLNRYPELLCRNSMLEHTAPTIYAESLLKRKTRSEEVGGLRHLVTNSLADSKKES from the coding sequence ATGCAGAAGCTGCAACCGCTGCCGTCTAGTAAGGTGGGAAAACGGATAGTCCGACAGCTGCTCGAGGCAATCCTTTTTGAAGGGTTGATGGATATGGAAAAAACAGCTCCCAAGCTGGATGACTCTCTAGTAACCTTCACCATTTTCGGAAAAGGACGGACCTACAGCTGCGAGGGGAAAATCACTGCGTTTGACCGGGTGCGAATAAAAGAGGAAAGCATCCGCACCTTGCGTCCTGATGGCTCTAGCACAGTAACCAGGATGGAAGAATTGGTGGAAGACCTTGTATCAGATCCTGAGAAAAAGAACTTGCTTATTCGTGAGCTTGCCCAAACAGCCTTACTGGTGGAGTGGAATGAAGCGAATCTCTTAGCACCCCTCTCCAGGCGGGCATTCCCATACGAAGAACTGGAATCGGAGATATGGGAAGGGCATCCGTATCATCCTTGTTTCAAGGCAAGGACCGGTTTTACGCTCAAAGATCATGCTGCATTTGGACCCGAAGCAAGGCAGTCATTTAGCCTGCAATGGGCGGCTGTCAGACGGGAGCACAGCAAGATTGTACTCCTAGAGGATGAGAAGGACTTCTGGGAAAGGGAGCTCGGAACTTCCGTGTTCAATCAGATGCTTGCTGAACTACAAGAGCGAGGCAAAGATTTTCAAGAATACACGTTTCTGCCGATCCACCCGTGGCAGGTGCAAGTTGCACAGGATGAGATGGACAAAGGGGAGATTGTTCTTATAAAAACGACAGGGGATCCTTACCGGGCAACACAGTCCGTCCGAACACTATGGAATGTGTCGAATCCTGAGAAAGCGCATGTCAAACTGTCGATGAACATGGTAAATACCTCATCGCTAAGAACCTTGGACACGCACGCCATCTGTGCGGCACCTCCCATCTCAAAATGGATCGCGGATACGGTGGAAAGGGATCATTTCTTAAAAGAAGAGGCTTCCTTCATCGTTTTGAAGGAATATGCGGGGGTGGCCTATCAACCTTCTGAAAAGACGGAAATTAAGCTTGGAGCCATTTGGCGAGAAAGTATCCGGCTTTACATGGAAGAGGAAGAGGAGGCTGTGCCTTTTACGGCCTTGCCCTTGATTGAGCGGGATGGCTTACCGTTTTTGGATGACTGGCTGAAGCGCTATGGAACCGAAAACTGGTTGAAGAGATTGATCGAAGTAAGTGTGGTGCCGGTCTGGCATTTGCTTGTCTCCCATGGTATTGCCGTGGAGGCACATGCACAAAATATGATTCTATTACATAAGAATGGCTGGCCAACCCGTGTTGCCCTGAGGGATTTTCACGACAGCACAGAGTATCATCATGCATTTTTGAAAGAACCGAACAGAGTCCCGGATTTTTCAAGGATACATGAGCAGTTTAAAAAAGGAGAACCTGACGAGTATTATTGGATGTCTTCTGTGGAAGCCTTGAGAGAGCTTGTGATGGATACGTTGTTTGTTTTTCATTTGAGTGAATGGTCCTTTGCACTACAGGAGCAGTATGGATATAGCGAGGAAAGATTCTGGGAGATGGTACAGGAAGCAATAGCCGGGCACTTGAACCGCTATCCTGAATTACTATGCAGGAATAGCATGCTTGAGCATACGGCACCTACCATCTATGCCGAGTCGCTTCTGAAAAGGAAGACCCGAAGTGAAGAGGTTGGCGGATTACGCCATCTTGTCACAAATTCTTTAGCAGATAGCAAAAAGGAGAGTTGA
- a CDS encoding mechanosensitive ion channel: MNDANYSFQNALNSLIEAIPNVIVALLLLLLAWIVATVVKAIVVKLFVKVGLTKAMAKSRMVKSEAQGKSVLHSIGKVIYFLVFILFLPSILDALNMRSVSQPITDMVQKFLAFLPNLFAAAILLIIGYFIARLVRDLIHNLLLSLNIDHWFDRLGGTSNTARGTAASPNTNEAQINKGTLAKIISNILFAVILIPIVTVALETLNIRTISEPIVSVLTTILNMIPNIFVAIILVLAGYYLAKFAAQLLTGLLRRTGINNIYQSMGLEQSQAPRFDLVNIIGQTVKILIILFFTVEALNVLNLDVLNNIGNAIILYLPMVISALIILGLALFGGNLLQKVLKKYTNSSFAAALVKYIIIVFAVFMALDQLGFAKTIVNIGFLLVLGALSIAFAISFGIGGRDFAKRNLERFEKKMEKDQNTPNTQMPNTPNTPNTPNKFDNNDFNGPKI, encoded by the coding sequence TTGAATGATGCGAACTATAGTTTTCAGAATGCACTAAATTCTTTAATCGAAGCTATACCTAATGTTATTGTGGCCCTACTATTGCTACTATTGGCATGGATTGTTGCAACGGTCGTTAAGGCTATCGTCGTAAAGTTGTTTGTAAAGGTCGGTTTGACCAAAGCAATGGCTAAATCGAGAATGGTCAAGAGTGAGGCACAAGGAAAAAGCGTCCTCCATTCCATTGGGAAAGTGATTTACTTCCTAGTGTTCATCCTCTTCCTGCCAAGTATTCTGGATGCACTGAACATGAGAAGTGTATCTCAGCCAATCACTGATATGGTACAGAAGTTCCTAGCTTTTCTGCCAAATTTATTTGCAGCAGCTATACTCCTGATTATCGGTTACTTTATTGCTCGACTGGTTCGAGACCTTATCCATAATCTTCTATTAAGCCTCAATATTGATCATTGGTTTGATCGATTAGGAGGAACGAGCAATACTGCAAGAGGTACTGCAGCTTCACCTAATACAAACGAAGCCCAAATCAATAAAGGTACATTGGCAAAAATCATCTCCAATATCCTTTTTGCTGTCATTCTTATTCCGATTGTGACAGTTGCCTTGGAAACACTGAATATCCGTACGATCTCTGAGCCGATCGTGTCTGTGTTAACTACCATCTTAAATATGATTCCTAATATTTTCGTTGCAATTATTTTAGTGCTGGCTGGTTACTACCTGGCAAAATTTGCAGCACAGCTCCTCACAGGGCTATTGCGCCGTACAGGCATTAACAACATCTACCAATCCATGGGGCTTGAACAATCTCAAGCGCCAAGATTTGACCTTGTAAATATCATTGGACAAACGGTGAAGATCTTAATCATTCTATTCTTCACAGTGGAAGCACTGAATGTATTGAACCTTGACGTATTGAATAATATCGGGAATGCGATTATTCTTTATCTGCCAATGGTGATCAGTGCGCTAATTATTCTCGGACTTGCTTTATTTGGAGGCAACCTGCTGCAGAAAGTGTTGAAAAAATACACAAACAGCTCCTTTGCAGCAGCACTTGTGAAGTATATCATCATCGTGTTCGCGGTATTCATGGCTTTAGACCAATTAGGATTTGCTAAAACCATTGTGAACATCGGCTTCTTGCTGGTCCTTGGTGCGTTATCCATAGCGTTTGCCATTTCATTTGGTATCGGAGGCAGAGATTTCGCCAAACGAAACCTGGAGCGTTTTGAGAAGAAAATGGAGAAAGACCAAAACACGCCAAATACTCAAATGCCGAACACACCAAATACACCTAACACACCGAATAAGTTTGATAACAATGACTTTAACGGACCTAAAATTTAA
- a CDS encoding AMP-binding protein: MFFVNDQYYTLDDLERQYREFEKIPYLKDCRNRRLAVCMPDVFQWLALCLFVRKKGGSIVPIHPSVPKEGAIRMAKSAGSHFLFFENIDSPLHLADQQNEREGVLVQMSSGTTGSPKCIERTWDSIETELESYVSVLSLDQDTTSIVACPVTHSYGLICGVFACMRRGAEPVILTNMNPKYVLKKLKEHPKHILYGAPALLYILSSLVRDDQRFDAVMTSGTLMPSAWLAALKNVSNRVSQQYGCSEAGCVAIQPDVSDSCDMGYALPHLKVEAGTVDAPGEIIIHDKEKTIHTKDLGYLENGILSFLARMDDTINVAGLNVYPQEVEDVLMAEPRIQEAVVYKKVHPLSGERVCAQYVCSAPIEEQELREWCRDYLAPYQVPMEFIEVEAIEKLPNGKISRKMLGEGVLA, from the coding sequence ATGTTTTTTGTAAATGATCAGTATTACACACTGGATGATTTGGAAAGGCAATATAGAGAGTTTGAAAAAATTCCATATTTAAAAGATTGCCGGAATAGAAGATTGGCAGTTTGCATGCCGGATGTCTTTCAATGGCTTGCACTTTGTTTATTTGTGCGCAAAAAAGGGGGATCCATCGTGCCGATCCATCCTTCCGTACCAAAGGAAGGGGCGATCCGGATGGCGAAGTCGGCAGGAAGCCATTTCTTGTTTTTTGAAAATATCGACTCCCCCCTCCACCTGGCAGATCAACAAAACGAAAGGGAAGGCGTACTGGTGCAAATGAGCTCTGGTACGACCGGGTCTCCTAAATGCATCGAACGTACATGGGATTCAATTGAGACCGAGCTTGAAAGCTATGTATCTGTATTGTCGCTTGATCAGGATACCACGTCCATCGTTGCCTGCCCGGTCACCCATTCCTATGGCTTGATCTGCGGGGTGTTTGCCTGCATGAGGCGCGGGGCGGAACCGGTCATTCTGACAAATATGAATCCAAAATATGTGCTTAAAAAGCTGAAGGAACATCCTAAGCATATTCTCTATGGAGCACCTGCACTCTTGTATATCTTATCGAGCCTGGTCCGTGATGATCAACGGTTTGATGCGGTGATGACATCAGGCACCCTCATGCCTTCAGCATGGCTTGCGGCATTAAAGAACGTTTCCAATCGCGTGTCTCAACAATACGGCTGCTCGGAAGCTGGATGTGTGGCTATACAGCCGGATGTGAGCGACTCGTGTGACATGGGCTATGCCCTTCCACATCTGAAGGTGGAGGCCGGAACCGTGGATGCTCCTGGTGAAATCATCATTCATGACAAGGAGAAAACCATCCATACAAAAGACCTTGGTTATCTGGAAAACGGAATATTGTCCTTTCTGGCAAGGATGGATGACACCATCAATGTGGCTGGCTTGAACGTCTACCCGCAGGAAGTGGAGGACGTTTTGATGGCAGAGCCAAGGATCCAAGAGGCGGTTGTGTATAAAAAGGTCCATCCGCTTTCAGGGGAAAGAGTATGTGCACAGTATGTCTGCTCCGCTCCAATAGAGGAGCAGGAGTTACGGGAATGGTGCAGGGATTATCTCGCTCCCTATCAAGTACCGATGGAATTCATCGAGGTGGAAGCAATCGAGAAGCTGCCAAACGGCAAGATCAGCCGAAAAATGCTTGGTGAAGGGGTGTTGGCATGA
- a CDS encoding sugar phosphate isomerase/epimerase — MKLSLCTISFRHHLQSMDQIAHFAQTNGFQGIELWGAHAKNLAEDIHYGSEWLSSYGLEASMLSDYLPLDAPLPVLIEEMNVLCALAHRWGTDKIRTFAGNKGSADISRLERIELVSRMKMLCKMAEAEGMQLLVETHPNTLTDNPSSTLQLIEETDHPALRVNFDVLHIWESGVDPLYALKQLRPYVSHFHLKNIESRTQLDVFAPTNVYAAAGIREGMVSLFEGTVDYRLFLKEAAEMMEIEASLEWFGGNVKDVLARDSREVRRVVGADALTSFTAST; from the coding sequence ATGAAACTTTCTCTCTGCACCATTTCATTCCGGCACCACCTACAGTCGATGGACCAGATTGCCCATTTTGCCCAAACAAACGGGTTTCAAGGCATTGAACTATGGGGCGCCCATGCCAAAAACTTGGCGGAGGATATCCATTATGGAAGTGAGTGGCTGAGTTCATATGGTCTGGAAGCGAGCATGCTGAGTGACTACTTGCCACTGGATGCACCTCTCCCTGTTCTAATAGAAGAGATGAATGTGTTATGCGCACTGGCACATCGCTGGGGAACGGATAAAATACGGACGTTTGCCGGGAACAAGGGCAGCGCGGATATCAGCAGATTAGAGCGAATCGAATTAGTTTCCCGCATGAAGATGCTCTGCAAAATGGCGGAAGCAGAAGGGATGCAGCTTCTTGTTGAGACACATCCGAATACCCTGACAGACAATCCATCCTCCACACTTCAGCTTATCGAGGAAACAGATCATCCGGCACTCCGGGTCAACTTCGATGTCCTTCATATATGGGAATCAGGGGTGGATCCACTCTATGCGCTCAAGCAACTGCGGCCATATGTGTCCCATTTCCATTTAAAAAATATCGAATCACGCACCCAGCTTGACGTCTTTGCCCCTACCAATGTCTATGCTGCAGCCGGAATCAGGGAAGGAATGGTCTCCCTATTCGAAGGTACGGTGGACTACCGCCTGTTTCTGAAAGAAGCTGCCGAGATGATGGAGATCGAAGCATCACTGGAGTGGTTCGGGGGGAATGTGAAGGATGTCCTTGCTAGGGATAGTAGGGAAGTGAGAAGAGTTGTGGGGGCAGATGCCTTGACCAGTTTTACAGCGAGCACTTAG
- the asbD gene encoding petrobactin biosynthesis protein AsbD has translation MTRQELVQVLHEIMQHHLKLPAMEAFHEDARLNEDLYMDSIMILQMILHLEVDLGFEIPDEMLVSKDFRTVGSLADFLIQQQKPVSKEGIL, from the coding sequence ATGACAAGGCAAGAATTAGTGCAGGTCTTACATGAAATTATGCAGCACCATTTAAAGCTGCCTGCCATGGAGGCTTTTCATGAAGATGCCCGTTTAAATGAAGATTTGTATATGGATTCCATCATGATCCTGCAAATGATCCTTCATTTGGAAGTGGACCTTGGTTTTGAGATTCCGGATGAAATGCTTGTGTCAAAAGACTTCCGGACAGTGGGAAGCTTGGCCGATTTTCTTATACAACAGCAAAAGCCGGTATCAAAGGAGGGAATCCTATGA